The Phycisphaerae bacterium genome includes the window GTCAGCCTCCTGAAGCGTCACGCGTCGAAGGATAGCATCAAGTGCAAGAGCCGCATCGCGGGCTGGAACAACCAGTTCCTCATGCAAGTGATTACCGGAACAGGAGTTTAATGTGCGCTGGCCCTGCGTCCCCCCCCCGCTCAACGCGGCTCACAGCGTCCAGCCTTCTCGGTACTCGCGGCGCAGGAACTTCTCGGCCTCGGGCGCGTTGGCAATCCTCATCTTCTCGGCGTCCCACTCGATCCGCTTGCCGCTGCGGTAAGCGACATTGCCAAGCAGGACGGCCTCGGTCAGAGCCCCGGAGTAGTCGAAGTTGCAGGTCGTCGGCCCGCCCTTCTTGCAGGCCTCAACCCACTCCTTGTGATGGCCGATCGAGTTCGGGATGAAGGGCTCAGGTGGCTTGAAGCCGGTCCATTCCCGCTCCGGCAAGAGCTGGTGACGGTCGTAGTCGGCGATGAGCATGCCCTTCTCACCAACGAAGAGGACGCCGACCCCCCACTTGGGAATCCTGGCCACAATGTCCGGAGCGGGTTTGTCAACGCCACCGTACCAGGTCAGTTTCACCGGGGGCTTGTCCTTGCGGGCGGGGTGTTCCCAGCGAACGACGATCTGGTCCGGAGCATGCTCGTCGTTGACCGGCGGCCCTTCCGTCTCTACCACCTGAGGATGACGCAGATCCAGCGCCCAAGTCGGCAAGTCCATGTAGTGGCAGGCCATGTCCGCTAGGCCGCCGCCGCCGAAATCCCAGTAGCCTCGCCACCCGGCCGGTGCGTAGGCGGGGTGATAAGGTCGGACCGGAGCAGGTCCCAGCCACTCGTCCCAATGCAGGCCGGCCGGCACAGGGGGGGTGTCCTTGGGCCGGTCGCCGCCTGCCCAGACCGACGGGCACCACACGTGGACCTCGGTCACCGGGCCGATGGTGTTCTTCTGGATCAACTCGACCACGCGGCGGTAATTGTCGCCCGCGTGGATCTGGGTCCCCATCTGGGTAACGCGTTTTCGCTTCCTGGCGGTTTCGGCGATCATCCGCGCTTCATAGACGGTGTGGGTCAGCGGCTTCTCGCAATACACGTGCTTGTCGGCCTTGAGAGCCATCATCGTGGCCGGGGCGTGCGTGTGGTCGGGGGTGGCGACGACAACCGCTTCAAAGTCCTTGCTCGATGCGTCGAACATCTTGCGGAAGTCAGTGTAAAACCGGGCCTTGGGAAACCGCTTGCGAGTCTCGGCCGCCCGGTTCTCATCCACGTCACACAGGGCGACGATGGCCTGATCGGCCAGGTTGCCGACACTGTATGCCCCCTGGCCTGAAACACCGACGATGGCGATTCCGAGCTTCTCGTTGGCCGCGAAACTCTGGGCTATGCCCCTTCGGCCGGCCAGCCAGAGCCCGGCGGCCGAGAAGGCGGACTGCTTCAGGAACTGACGACGTGTGTTGGCCGTTGACAAGAGCACATCTCCGATCACCAAAACTCGTGGACCCCGCGGAACCCCGAGGGACGCGCAACTACCCTATTCTACCCGGCCGGGAACCGGAGCAACACCCCTGGCCCCATGCCCGCCGCCGCCCGGCGGTTCAGTCCGAACCTCACTCGCGACCCGCTTCCTTGACCCGGATGTAGCGGCCGAACAGCAGCAGGCCGGCCGGTGAGATCATCGTGGTCAGGGCGATGATCAGCCAGAGCGTGTCCGAATTCCGTGGACCAGTCTCGGGACAGTAAGCCTCCAGCAGGATTCCCGAGAACATGCCTACAAACAGCTTGGCCAGGAAAAACGGCAGGAGCGACATGGACATGTACGAGGCTTCCTGCCCCTTGGGCGCAATGGCCGCCGCGTATTCGTAGAGCCGCGGCGAGAAGAAGGCCTCGCCAACCGACAGGAGAATGACGAACAGGACGATGGCGACGTAGTACGGATTGACGCTCCCCGAGACCCCGATCCGGTTCCTGGCAATCTCGTTCGGGTAGGCATCCTCCACGAGGTAGCGGTTGATCTGCGCCGGAGCCTTGGCCCCCTTCTCGGCCGTTCCGGTCGCCAGCCAAGCCTTGACCGGCCCGGTCAGGGCAACACCGGCAAAGCGATCGGTGTCGTAGATCGTCTTCTCCCTGATGAGCTTGGTCAGGTCGTCGGCCAAGGCCACTCGGACCGCGTGGCTGCTCCTGGCGACGTGCTCCGGGTAGGCGTCCTCCAGCAGGAGCCGGTTCTGAACGACGGACTGGGTGATACGCCTGGCCTTCCTGTCTTTCTTGTCGATCTTGAGCAGACTCTGGGTCGCATCCGACAGGCTGACTCTTGCGAAGCGGTCGTCCTTGCCCAAGGCGGAATCCTGCAGAAGACGGTTGAGCACTTTCAGCATCAGCTTCTGCTCATCCTGGGACAGGGCGGCCGCTCCGGCCAGCGCCTCCTGCTCCTTCGATGACATCTGTGCCCACACGTACTTGGAGATCGGCTGAGTGGCTGCGTTCGGGTCGCTGCGCAGTCTCGCCGCGAAGCCGCCGCCGTCCTTGATATCGCCTTCCGAGAAGAGGCCTGAACCCGGGTACGAATAGGGAGCGGCGTTCCTGAAGCCCGTGGGCGACAGTTCCCGAGTCAGGAGAAGCTTCGTCTGCGGGGAAAGCGAATCCCGAACCGTGACCGATACCGGATCGGCGGGCTCGTTCAGCTTGCGAACGAAAGCCGGCAGATCGCGAATGTCATCCACCGTGAACTTCTCGTCGCCGTCCAGCCAGGAGTTCGCGATGAAGTGGCCCAGACGGCCGTCGGCCAACGGCTGAAACCACCGCAGAGGCAAGGTCATGATGAAGACGGACGCCGTCGCGATGATGCTGCCATACACCACCATCCGATACGCCGTGATCCTCTGAGAGAACGCCCCGACGATGGGAACCAGGACAATGATCAGGCCCGCGTTGAGGGACCAGAGCGTAGCGATGGGGGCGCCTTCGCCCAGCTCGCGAATGCCGAACTTCGGGTAGGTATAGCTCATCTGGAAGAAGATGAACCGAACGAAGACCGCAAGGGTCAGGAACGCCAAAAACTTGTGGAACCCCGGCTGCCCCCAAAGACCCACGAAAATCCTGAGCGTCTCGCGCAGGGCGTCTCGGACGGAGAGGTAGAGGGCACTCCACATGTCCCTGCCGGGGTACTTGGACTTCTCGGGGATGACCTTCACACCTTCCTCGGAGACCTGGAGCCCTTCCCGTAATC containing:
- a CDS encoding Gfo/Idh/MocA family oxidoreductase, whose amino-acid sequence is MVIGDVLLSTANTRRQFLKQSAFSAAGLWLAGRRGIAQSFAANEKLGIAIVGVSGQGAYSVGNLADQAIVALCDVDENRAAETRKRFPKARFYTDFRKMFDASSKDFEAVVVATPDHTHAPATMMALKADKHVYCEKPLTHTVYEARMIAETARKRKRVTQMGTQIHAGDNYRRVVELIQKNTIGPVTEVHVWCPSVWAGGDRPKDTPPVPAGLHWDEWLGPAPVRPYHPAYAPAGWRGYWDFGGGGLADMACHYMDLPTWALDLRHPQVVETEGPPVNDEHAPDQIVVRWEHPARKDKPPVKLTWYGGVDKPAPDIVARIPKWGVGVLFVGEKGMLIADYDRHQLLPEREWTGFKPPEPFIPNSIGHHKEWVEACKKGGPTTCNFDYSGALTEAVLLGNVAYRSGKRIEWDAEKMRIANAPEAEKFLRREYREGWTL
- a CDS encoding MFS transporter, with product MADDRQGTVVPGGTPDSRGILDRLLALPAHIGRSVISFPGRFAVLGSAVPELWIVFVIKLFGILAYSVMNTTLVLWLSSNLNYSDTDAGFIITAWSTVMTLATVMIGSLTDAIGLRRAFMLGVVLCLFARTVMTLVTVPWIVLALGLFPLALGEALGTPIMVAAIHRYSTTAQRSIAFSIFYAVMNVGFLISYWIFDRIRNDFGESGHWVLPVVDVELSTYRILFLISLAFECVLVPVIYFGLREGLQVSEEGVKVIPEKSKYPGRDMWSALYLSVRDALRETLRIFVGLWGQPGFHKFLAFLTLAVFVRFIFFQMSYTYPKFGIRELGEGAPIATLWSLNAGLIIVLVPIVGAFSQRITAYRMVVYGSIIATASVFIMTLPLRWFQPLADGRLGHFIANSWLDGDEKFTVDDIRDLPAFVRKLNEPADPVSVTVRDSLSPQTKLLLTRELSPTGFRNAAPYSYPGSGLFSEGDIKDGGGFAARLRSDPNAATQPISKYVWAQMSSKEQEALAGAAALSQDEQKLMLKVLNRLLQDSALGKDDRFARVSLSDATQSLLKIDKKDRKARRITQSVVQNRLLLEDAYPEHVARSSHAVRVALADDLTKLIREKTIYDTDRFAGVALTGPVKAWLATGTAEKGAKAPAQINRYLVEDAYPNEIARNRIGVSGSVNPYYVAIVLFVILLSVGEAFFSPRLYEYAAAIAPKGQEASYMSMSLLPFFLAKLFVGMFSGILLEAYCPETGPRNSDTLWLIIALTTMISPAGLLLFGRYIRVKEAGRE